AGCGCGGTGCCGCTGGTGCGGGTGAGGGCGCTGGCGACACGTTCGGTGACGGTGGCCGTGTAGTTGACGGCGCTGACGGTGCGGCCGACGACGGTGGCGCGGACGGTGAAGTCGCCCGTCTTCTCGCCGGCCTTCATGGCGGGTGCGACAGCGACACCGGAGGCGTTGGTGACGACCGTGGCCACGCTCTCGCCACCGGTGAAGGTGGCATCGGAGTCGCCGGTGATCGTGAAGCGGATCCTGACCTTGCCGACGGCCTCGCCGTCCTCGGTCTCGGCACGGGTGCTGATCTTCTGGGTGAACGCGTCGCCGGCCATCGCGGTGAGGTCTGCGGTGCCCGCGTCTTCCAGGTGGTCCACCGTGTCGGTGGGGGTCGGGTCCGGGGTGTTCGGGTTGCTCGGGGAGTCCGACGGCGGCTCGGGGGTCGGGCTCTGGGAGCCGCCGCCATTGTTCGCGGGGGGCGTAGGGCTCGGCTTGGGCGTGCCCGGCGTCTTGGGCGAGGGGTTGGCGCTCGCCCCGCCGTTGTCGGTGGCGCTGCGGTCCCTCGGCAGCGTGCCCGTGCCGTCCGGGACCTCGTGCGTGCCCTTGCGGTAGTACTCCAGCCACGACAGGACCAGGTTCAGATAGTCCTGCGAGTTGTTGTAGCTGAGGATCGCGCTGCTCAGGTCGGACTCGGTGGACAGGTCCCAGCCGTAGCGGCACAGGTAGTGGCCGGCGGCGAGCGCGGCGTCGTAGATGTTGTTCGGGTCCTTCTCGCCGTCGCCGTTGCCGTCGCGACCCGCCCACGACCAGGTGGACGGGATGAACTGCATGGGTCCGACGGCACGGTCGTACGAGCTGTCACCGTCGAACACGCCGCCGTCGGTGTCGCTGATGTTCGCGAAGCCGTTGCCGTTGAGCTGCGGGCCGAGGATCGGGGTGAGGGTGTTGCCGGCGGAGTCGACGCGGCCGCCCTGGGCCTGGCCCGACTCGACCTTGCCGATGGCGGCGAGGAGTTCCCAGGGCAGGTTGCAGCCGGGCTTGGACGCCTGGAGCGACGCCGCGGCCTGCTTGTAGGCGTCGAGGACGGTGGCGGGTATACCCGCCTCCGCCGGGCCTCGGGAGACAGGGGTGCCGATGGTCGGCGTGGGGCTGGGGGTGTTGAGCGGCGGCAGGTCCGTGTAGTACGGCGAGTTGCCGGTCGCGCTCTGCGCAGGCGGGTCCGCGTCGGGGGTGGACTGGGCGTCGCCGGCGGTCCGCCTGCCGGAGTCGTCGACCGTGACGCCCGGCGCCTGGGACGCGGACAGCGCTGCGACCGCCAACGCGGCCGCGGCCGTCGTTGCCGCACCTGCGCGCAGCCTCCTGCCGAATTGCGCCGCCATAAAGTGAACCCCTCCCGTGGGCGCCCTGCGCCCTTTTCCGACTGCTGTGCTCGCCCTGAGGGACGATCGGCCCGCCGCCGCGGTTGCCCTCACGGGGCCCCGCCGGTGTTCTGTTGATGGGGTCGGTCACGCCCCTGGGTATGCCGACTCAGGTGACCCTACGACAACTTACTTTCCACGGGCACCCGTTCGAGCCGGGTCTTAACCGGTTGGCCATATGTCGTTGGGCCACTACGGCCGCGCCGGTCATCCCGCATACTGGACGTCGATGATCAACGGGACCGGCAGGTCCGCCAACGTCCGCCGCGGGGGATGCAGTTGCCGTTCACGCTGAGCCATGCGGCGGCCGTGCTGCCCGCCGTACGCACCGACGGAACCGGCCGCGGCCCGCTTGTGCCGGCCGTGCTCGTGGCCGGTTCCTTCGCGCCCGACATGACCTATTACGTCGCGAGTGTCCTGTCCGAGGCGATGGAATTCGGCGATGTCACCCACTCGTTCGGCGGCGTCTTCACCGTCGATGTGGTCGTCGCCTGGACCCTCGTGGGGCTGTGGCTGCTGATGCGTGAGCCTCTGGTGGCGCTGCTGCCGCGGAAACGGCAGGGCAGGGTGGCCTTCCTGGTGCGCTGCGGGGCGCCACGCGCGCGTGTCCGGCCGTCCCTGGTGCTGTGGTGGTACGTCTCCGCCGCGCTCGGTGCGCTGACCCATGTCGTGTGGGACGCGTTCACGCATCTCGACCGGTGGGGGATGCGGCTGTTTCCCGTCCTGGGCGAGGACGTGGCCGGCTCGCCGTTGTACTGGTACCTGCAGTACGGCGGCTCGGCGGTCGCCGCGGCCGTGATCGCCGTGTTCGTGGCGTACGCGCTGCGGCGGACTCCGTCGGCCGAGCCGGTCGGGGTGCCTGCTCTGTCGGTGCGGGACCGGTGGGTGGCGGGTGCGGTGATCGGCGGGTGTGCGGTGGTGGCTGCGGTGGAGCGGGCTGTGGGCTGGTGGGCTTACTGGGGGTCCGTGGCGAAGCCGTGGGAACTGATTCCGACCCTGTGCTTCGGGGCCGGCGCCGGGCTGGTCCTGGGGCTGCTGCTGTACGCCGTCGGCGTCAGGGTGTGGCGCGGGTCCCCGGCGGTTGCGGAGCGGAGCCGGAGCCGTCCGGCCGCCCGCTGACGGTGGACGCGGTCGCGATGAACACGGTGACGGTCTGCACGGGGCGTGAGCGTGGTAGCCGGGAGAGGACCAGGGCCAGGTAGCTGCGGGCCAGGTCGGTCCACAGGCGCAAGTCGGACGTATGCCGTGGCCGTACGGCGGGCCGCTCGCTGTCGCTGAAACGGTGCCGGAGCCTTGCGGCCGCCCCGCGCAGGGCCGCCGGGAGGTCGGTGGGGATGCGGGCGGTGCTTGCGGCGGCCGAGAAGACCGGGACCAGTGGGGGCGGCGGGGGCGGGGTCGCGTCGGCGTTCGCCTGCGCCAGTGCCCATGCCGTCCGGCGGTTGAGCATGCGTATACCCATGCGGGCATCTTTACGGGCGGTGGGGGCGGGGGCGTTTTCGCGGGGGCCACGTGGGTGACGGGCCCTCCGGGGGTGGGGCGGGGTCCCTGAGCGTCT
This genomic window from Streptomyces sp. DG2A-72 contains:
- a CDS encoding DUF4184 family protein is translated as MPFTLSHAAAVLPAVRTDGTGRGPLVPAVLVAGSFAPDMTYYVASVLSEAMEFGDVTHSFGGVFTVDVVVAWTLVGLWLLMREPLVALLPRKRQGRVAFLVRCGAPRARVRPSLVLWWYVSAALGALTHVVWDAFTHLDRWGMRLFPVLGEDVAGSPLYWYLQYGGSAVAAAVIAVFVAYALRRTPSAEPVGVPALSVRDRWVAGAVIGGCAVVAAVERAVGWWAYWGSVAKPWELIPTLCFGAGAGLVLGLLLYAVGVRVWRGSPAVAERSRSRPAAR
- a CDS encoding lytic transglycosylase domain-containing protein — encoded protein: MAAQFGRRLRAGAATTAAAALAVAALSASQAPGVTVDDSGRRTAGDAQSTPDADPPAQSATGNSPYYTDLPPLNTPSPTPTIGTPVSRGPAEAGIPATVLDAYKQAAASLQASKPGCNLPWELLAAIGKVESGQAQGGRVDSAGNTLTPILGPQLNGNGFANISDTDGGVFDGDSSYDRAVGPMQFIPSTWSWAGRDGNGDGEKDPNNIYDAALAAGHYLCRYGWDLSTESDLSSAILSYNNSQDYLNLVLSWLEYYRKGTHEVPDGTGTLPRDRSATDNGGASANPSPKTPGTPKPSPTPPANNGGGSQSPTPEPPSDSPSNPNTPDPTPTDTVDHLEDAGTADLTAMAGDAFTQKISTRAETEDGEAVGKVRIRFTITGDSDATFTGGESVATVVTNASGVAVAPAMKAGEKTGDFTVRATVVGRTVSAVNYTATVTERVASALTRTSGTALTCPAGGEFTEQVEVKATYRGEVADKVAATATLIKSVLDPSENDKGPYFKDANGKTVRTLTGLETDEKGLLKLPKLYADDTTGTFLLRIDTAGGATLTVMLTVEKAAATSSPSPSASPSASPSSPSPSASPSA